In Halobacteriovorax marinus SJ, the following proteins share a genomic window:
- a CDS encoding MipA/OmpV family protein: protein MILKLKRNLQNSLRFILCGVLFFIILNSPQGVEGRNLNDEKPLFELGVGVGSALMPHYPASDQSQTVSLILPTFRYRGRVFRVDEEDGVRARVLSSPSFGIEFTGAGNLPVSSSENTTRAGMPDLDILGEIGPQFYLKAHQAGELKARLLFPIRGALSTDFSSIHYRGIVFSPGFDLHIRLPSTFGSLKLLMNVNFASKEYHKFFFDVSREFSNQDRPEYESAGGYLGTQSAVSYIGDWKRLGVFIQAGYQNYQNSRNESSPLFKQKHTFTGFIGIRWLLYHSDSMEDDRI, encoded by the coding sequence ATGATATTGAAACTTAAGAGAAATCTTCAAAACTCTTTAAGATTTATCTTATGTGGGGTTTTATTTTTCATAATTTTAAATTCTCCTCAAGGAGTAGAAGGGCGGAATCTTAACGATGAAAAGCCTTTATTTGAATTGGGTGTTGGGGTGGGTTCTGCTCTTATGCCTCATTATCCAGCCTCTGATCAAAGTCAAACTGTAAGTTTAATACTTCCTACTTTTCGTTATAGAGGAAGAGTTTTTAGAGTTGATGAAGAAGATGGCGTTCGTGCGAGGGTTCTTTCTAGTCCTAGTTTTGGAATAGAGTTTACCGGCGCTGGAAACTTACCTGTTTCATCAAGTGAAAATACTACTAGAGCAGGTATGCCCGACTTGGATATTTTAGGAGAGATAGGACCCCAGTTTTATCTAAAAGCACATCAAGCAGGAGAGCTTAAAGCTCGTTTGTTATTTCCTATAAGGGGAGCTCTATCAACAGATTTCTCTAGTATTCATTATAGAGGAATAGTATTTTCTCCTGGTTTTGATCTTCATATTCGTTTACCAAGTACATTTGGTTCATTGAAACTATTGATGAATGTTAATTTTGCTTCAAAGGAGTACCATAAGTTTTTCTTTGATGTATCAAGGGAGTTCTCTAATCAAGACAGGCCAGAGTACGAATCTGCTGGAGGTTATTTGGGAACACAGTCCGCTGTAAGCTACATTGGAGACTGGAAGCGGTTAGGGGTATTTATTCAAGCAGGATATCAAAACTACCAAAACTCTAGAAATGAAAGCAGTCCGCTTTTTAAGCAGAAGCATACTTTTACTGGTTTTATAGGTATTAGGTGGCTGTTGTATCATTCAGATTCTATGGAAGATGATAGGATTTAA